AATGACAGCCAGTGAAGACAGCACCCACAAATACGGCGACGTCATAGCGTTGCGCTGGATCTTATGGCGTACCTCTGTCGATCCAATCGCCCAACGCACCAGCCGCTTGTAAACAAGCATATGCAGGTGGACGCCGTCCGGCATGCCTGGGGAGCGACCCCGCAGCCAGCGCTTTCGATATATCGAAAAAAGCGTTTCGAATACGGGATAAATGCAAAGCAACAAGGGAAACCACGCGGAAACGTTCGGATGCCGATAAAGCATCAGCACGGACAATTCGCCAATCATGTAGCCGATAAAATAGGCCCCACCATCGCCCAGGAATATCAGTCCACGCGGGTAGTTCCAGATCAGAAAGCCGCCGATCGCACCCATCATTCCCACCGAAGCCACCACCAAGAGGCGGTCGCCGAGGTAGTACGACACGTAGGCCATACCCGCCAAAATCATGACTGATACCACCGCCGCCAGGCCGTTATAACCGTCAATGATGTTAATGGCGTTGGAGGCCCCCCCGACGGCGATCATCGTACAGATGAGGGAAATAACCCAAAACTGCAATAGCCAGTCCACCCCAATGATGTTCAGGCGCAGTACGGCAGCCCCGAGGAAATAGTAGGCCAGTCCCCCCGCCAGCATAGCGAGAAGCAAGCGTACGACCGCTCGGACGCGTTTTGTAACATCCTCCGCCAATCCGCCAAGGAAGGCCGGCATGCCACAGAGCATCAACAACAGGAGGGGTTTGACCAGATTCGGCTCGCGCCATGCGGCGGCACCGGCCACCACCAGCATGCCGACTACTAACGCCATGCCCCCCACCCTCGGCACCGGACGGACGTGATATTTTTGCACGCCCGTCATATCGGTATCGCCGGTATAACGCAGATGCCAATGTCCGAACCTGAGCGTCAGAAGCGTGCATATAGCAGACGCTATAAAGGCGATGGACACATAAAGCATTAGATTACCTACCCTTTGACTCTTTTCCGGTTTCTAGGGTCGGCTGCACGAAATTAAGTCGATGCGGACGGAAGTACCTTCCGGGCGCAGCTCATCATTACCCCACTTGATGGCGCACCGATTTTACTGCTTTTCCATGAGACCTTCCGGAGGCGGCAGCTTTCCGTATGTCACTGATCTAATGCAAAGTTTCGGCGCGGCGCGTTGAAGCGGATCCCGGACCACGCAGCGCCGCCCCGGGGCTCATCCCACACCGGCCGGCCAAGAGCAATTCGTAACACTTTACCGGGCAGTCGGTTTGTCCAAAAACACCCGATTTCCCGGCGGCATTGCCGCTCAGCCATTCGTCAGTTGCAAATGGCCACGCATGCGGTAATCCACCCCGTAGCCTTTCGCAGCAATCAGGTCCAGAATAAGTCCAAAGAAGTCCAAATAAAGGAGACAGCCATGCGCATTTCCGATGCCCAATGGATTCCTTCTACCCAGCATCAGACCTGGGAAGCGCTGACCGATTGCGCTGTGCTGCGCAAATGCATCCCGGGCTGTGTGGACGTCGAGTGCAGGTCGCCGACCGAGTACGCCTTTACCGTCCGCGCCAAGGTCGCCGGCTTGGGGGCGGACTACGAGGGGGAAGTCCTGCTATCGGACGTCAACCCCCCTCACGGCTGTACGCTGGTGTTCGAAGGCAAGGGCAGCGCCGCGGGGTTGGCCATCGGTACGGCCCAGGTGAACCTGACGCCCAAGGACGAAGGCACGCGGCTCTCCTATACGCTGGCCGCCATGGCCGGCGGCAAACTGGCCGAGGTGGGCGAAGGCACCCTGCTGAAGGCGGCCGATAAGATCGTGCAGAAGTTCTTCGCCGCTTTCATCGACCACATGGCGGCCCAGCCGCATCTCGCACCCCCGCCTCCCCCGCCGCCGCCGGAGCCGCACGGGCTGCGGAATTCCCGCTGGTCCTGGGCGGTGGTGACAATGCTGATTCTTGTCTTCGTGGGCTATCACACCTTCTTCACCTGAAGCGATATCCGCGTTCGCCGGACGGCATACCCCTCTGCGCGTCGCAAGAATCGGAGTGGCATGGCGGCTGGCCGGTGTATGCTCCTCCGCCTTATTGGCATACACGCGTTTATCCATGCGCAGCCGCGACCTCGCCGACCTGCTGGTGCTGTCCGCCGTTTGGGGCGGATCTTTCCTCTTCATGCGCATTGCGGTGCCGGAGCTGGGACCCGCTCCCCTGATGGAATTGCGGGTGGGCCTGGCCGCGCTGGCCCTGCTGGCGGTGCTGGCATGGCGCGGCGGCATGGGCGTGATTCTGCGCCATTGGAAACCCATTCTCTGGGTCGGCGCGTTCAACGCGGCGCTGCCCTTCCTGCTGTACGGATATGCCGCCCAAGAGCTGGGCGCCGGTTTCCTGTCCGTATCGAATGCCGTGACCCCGATGTGGGGTGCCGTTATCGGCTGGGTGTGGCTGCGCGACCGCCTGCCTGCCCTGCGCGTGCTGGGTCTGGCCATCGGGTTCGCCGGCATTGTGGTGCTGGTGTGGGACAAGTTCGATTTCAGCGATGGCGGGACCGGCCTGCCGGTGCTGGCCGCGCTGGTGGCGCCCTTGTGCTACGGCATTGCGGCCAACAGCACGAAGCGCTATCTGGGCGGCGTCGACGCATTGAGCGGCGCGACCGGCAGCATGGTCAGCGCGTCGCTGCTGCTGATGCCCTTCGCGATCTGGACCTGGCCGGTCGAGCCGGTATCGATGCAAGCCTGGGGGGCGACGATCACGCTTGCGCTGGTGTGCACGGCCATCGCCTATGTGATGTTTTTCCGGCTGATCGCCAGCGTGGGGCCCACGGCGGCTGTCAGTGTGACGTTCCTCGTGCCGGTGTTCGGGGTGCTGTGGGGCACGCTGCTGCTGGACGAAGCGATCACCGGGACGATATTGCTGGGCGCCGCGATTATCCTGGTGGGCACGGCGCTGTCATTGGGGCTGGTCAGGGGGCGAAAGACGATCAATGCCTAAACCCCGGCGGGGAAGATGCCCGGACCAGGGCACCTTCCGAAGGAAAATCGCCGGCTTCCGCGTTCGGGGCGCCTCCAGGCCCGTTCGGCGAAGTCCGGCGAACGTTCATGCGGGCCGCGTTTCGCTCCCTTGAAACCATCACCATGCGCGTTGGCCAGAACCGGCCACCGCCGCGCGCTCACACCCTTTCAAACACGCCGGCCGCGCCCATCCCGGTGCCGACGCACATCGTCACCATCCCGTACTTGCCCTGACGGCGGCGCAGGCCATGCACGAGCGTCGCGGCGCGGATGGCGCCGGTGGCGCCCAGCGGATGGCCCAGCGCGATGGCGCCGCCCAGCGGGTTCACTTTATCTGGATCCAACCCCAGGTCTTCGATGACCGCCAGCGATTGCGCGGCGAAGGCTTCGTTCAGTTCTATCCAGTCCATATCCTGCTGGTTCAATCCAGCCTGCCGCAGCGCGGCGGGAATCGCCTCCTTCGGCCCGATACCCATCAGCTCCGGCGCGACGCCCCGCACGGCAAAGGAGACGAAGCGTGCCAGCGGCGTCAGGCCGTGATCGCGCACGGCACGCTCGGACGCCAGGATGATTACGCCGGCACCATCCGAGGTCTGCGAGCTGTTGCCCGCGGTGACGCTGCCGCGCGCCGCGAAGACCGGCT
Above is a genomic segment from Bordetella genomosp. 11 containing:
- a CDS encoding SRPBCC family protein, translating into MRISDAQWIPSTQHQTWEALTDCAVLRKCIPGCVDVECRSPTEYAFTVRAKVAGLGADYEGEVLLSDVNPPHGCTLVFEGKGSAAGLAIGTAQVNLTPKDEGTRLSYTLAAMAGGKLAEVGEGTLLKAADKIVQKFFAAFIDHMAAQPHLAPPPPPPPPEPHGLRNSRWSWAVVTMLILVFVGYHTFFT
- a CDS encoding MraY family glycosyltransferase; this encodes MLYVSIAFIASAICTLLTLRFGHWHLRYTGDTDMTGVQKYHVRPVPRVGGMALVVGMLVVAGAAAWREPNLVKPLLLLMLCGMPAFLGGLAEDVTKRVRAVVRLLLAMLAGGLAYYFLGAAVLRLNIIGVDWLLQFWVISLICTMIAVGGASNAINIIDGYNGLAAVVSVMILAGMAYVSYYLGDRLLVVASVGMMGAIGGFLIWNYPRGLIFLGDGGAYFIGYMIGELSVLMLYRHPNVSAWFPLLLCIYPVFETLFSIYRKRWLRGRSPGMPDGVHLHMLVYKRLVRWAIGSTEVRHKIQRNAMTSPYLWVLSSLAVIPAVLFWQYQYVLMGFVALFSVVYLTLYRTLVRFATPRWLMVKKEADDV
- a CDS encoding DMT family transporter, coding for MRSRDLADLLVLSAVWGGSFLFMRIAVPELGPAPLMELRVGLAALALLAVLAWRGGMGVILRHWKPILWVGAFNAALPFLLYGYAAQELGAGFLSVSNAVTPMWGAVIGWVWLRDRLPALRVLGLAIGFAGIVVLVWDKFDFSDGGTGLPVLAALVAPLCYGIAANSTKRYLGGVDALSGATGSMVSASLLLMPFAIWTWPVEPVSMQAWGATITLALVCTAIAYVMFFRLIASVGPTAAVSVTFLVPVFGVLWGTLLLDEAITGTILLGAAIILVGTALSLGLVRGRKTINA